The region CAATTTTACGGCTGTACAAAGCTttatagaagaaaaaaataataattgagatCTGAGGTAGGTGAAGCTACTTGCGAGGCCAATAAATATGTACCTTGCAGATGTCCACTTTAGGATAACtgcaaaattttctttttctttttttttttttcctacgtCCAAAGCTAAAGTTGACAAATTCAACCAAGTTTTTAGTACTATAGTCTATAGTTGCTTTAATGGTAGACTGTAGTAACGTAATGCAAttctatcttcttttttttgagaATCTTCAATTCTATCTTCTAGAGGCTTTTGACAAGTTTACACcaataaatagataaaaattaaaaatcaaaacatatTTCGTGATGAACTTCTCTCAATTAAAGAATAGAACATGACAGAAGTGCGGTACATCCTAAAAAGGTCAAACATGACATGCTgtatttttctataaaaaaaaaaagaaaaaagagtgtCTATATCAGAACTTATAAAAGGATtagaagttaaaaataaaaaacaaagtcCATGtagtatttttgtaataattggTATGGGCACATGTCTAAAAAGTTTTTCCACGGGAATACTTGTGTTGATTCAACAACAACCAGCCAGCCCTACCACTAAACTCAGTACAGCTAGTCCaccttttaattaattttgctTTTCTATAACTTTTTTTATTCCCCAACCTTTGAGGAAACTAAAGCATACTAACACTACCCAGAAAAAGAATGTGGAGTGGCTACTCTGCTAGCACGGTCGTCTTCTTCCTTGTAGTGGCGTTGTTCATCAATCTGAGCTGCCATAGCCATGTAGAAGCTGCAGCTGGTTCACCTGTCAAGTTTCTTCCTGGCTTTGATGGCCCTCTTCCTTTTCATCTGGAAACTGGGTTAGTTATTAATTAGTTGCTTTAATTTTCTGCCTAGCTTATTAATTACTTTCATTATATAAGaaatttatgtataaattaaatatatttggaTTTCAGGTACATGGGAGTGGGAAAGAATGAAGAAGTGcaactattttattatttcataaaGTCGGATTCAAATCCAGAAGAAGACCCTTTAATTCTTTGGATTACAGGAGGCCCTGGCTGTTCTCCATTACGTGCTATCATTCAAGAAATTGgtatatctatatttatatataatcatacTTTGTAGATTTAAAGTGAAATTATAATGAACtgattaatgatatatatatatatatatgtgcaggACCATTGCTTATTGAGCCGGTGGAGTATAATGGGAGCTTGCCCAGGTTGTTACCATTTCCCTATTCATGGACTAAGGTAGCTAGCTTTATATTCTTGGATTTACCCGTTGGTACTGGATTTTCATACGCTAAAACGTCGAATGGTGCTCAATCTGATAATTTATTGACCGGCAACAATGCATACGAATTTCTTCGAAAGGTTGGCCCCTTGATCTTGTTTCAGACTCTTTGCTTGCCTGTCAAACGAATAGATATTTTTTcttggttaaaaaaatcaaaatcaattaaTCTATTATAACTTTCAGTGGCTCGCTGATTATCCGCAATTCCTTTCTAATCCTTTTTACGTTGGAGGGGACTCATACTCCGGCATTACAGTTCCAATAGTTACTGAAATGATATCTAATGGTAACAAAGTACTTAAAGAAATGACTTCTGTTATCTTGattgatatgatttttttttttcatacagagtaatttatttatgatgaaaTGCAGGTAACGAGATAGGAATTAAGCCATTTATCCAACTTAAGGTTTGTTATCGGTTAATAAATCTTCCATTTTCACAATAACTATGTGTTtaaatatactataaaataataatgtgtaATCTTAACCGTTTACATGATTGTGGTTGCAGGGATACATAGTTGGCAATGGGTTAACCTTTCCAGATGAAGGAAACTATCGAATTCCCTTTGCTCATAGAATGGCTCTTATTTCTGACGAGCTATACGAGGTTGTATATtattacatttcaaaatttataacttattttaatgtTATAAATCTTTGTTAGGCTTTATAATTATCTATTTTAACATATCTGTATATATGCAGTCCTTAAAAACAAATTGCAAAGGAGAGTATTTCGACACTGATCCGACAAATTTATTATGTCAACAAGATCTTCAAACCTATAATCAGGTCGGATAACGTTGCCCAGTTGGAGTTAGTTATCCCTGTTCTTTGACACTGATGTTCTGTGAACTGATACCCCTTTTGCTGCAGTTGATTGAGGGAATATATCCTAATAATATTCTGGAGCCTATTTGTTTGTCTGATGATTCTTCAACATCATCGTCTCTTATTATGTTGAATGGACAAAGAAGGTTTCTTTATGAGAAGCATCAAAAGCTCCAGAATCCTGATTTACTTCCCGGATTAAAATGTCGAGTAAGATTGACTTTAATCAACATATAAAGTCTTCAgcttttttactttattcttTATGAAGTTCAATAAACATGTTAgaatattcatataaatttaCCTGAGTGGAGATTAATGTGTTATAGGATGATTGGAACAAACTATCTGAATATTGGGCCAATGATTATCGTGCACGAGAGGCCCTTCATGTCCGGAAGGTATATATAGTTGATTATCTTATAAAGattaataagttatttttaatttataaatctATATGGAAGGACAATTAGTACGGAGTACAAAAATATAATGCAGGGGACTAAGGGAGAATGGGAGCATTGCACTTCAAATTTACCATTCGCGTACATAATCAATAACACTATTCCATATCATGTGAGCCTCAGCAAAAAAGGTTATAGGTCTCTTGTCTACAGGTTAGGATGTTCTTTAAagatatttgatacatttaataTCTTATGAATATGAAATGACTTATCGTTTATGTATTTGATATACTTAATAGCGGTGATCATGACATGCTTATTACGTATCTTTCAACACAAGCATGGATAAAGTTGTTAAATTATGCTATTGTTGATGATTGGAGGCCATGGATGGTTGAAGGTCAAGTTGCAGGGTAAGTTATAAAGTTATATAGTATATCTAGCTATAAAATATTAGAATTTCAATCGAATATAGACACACAAAAACTaaggtgaaaatttttatgtctTTCACAACACCATATAGGTATACAAGGACATACGCTAATCAAATGACATTCGCTACTGTCAAGGTAAATAAACTTTTTGTTATTTCGtctattaattattactttgtttaaaaaataaatgttaattaaaataatttatacttATAATTTATCTATTGTAGGGAGGTGGTCATACTGCACCTGAATTTCGTCCTTCAGAATGCCAAGCTATGTTTGAACGATGGATATCTTATAAAGATCTTTAGTCATGTACAAAGTATGGATCGAATACTAAATTTATTGTAATTAATGactaaaattcataaatttagtgtgttatgatttttaataataaaacgTAATggaataaatgttatttttggtaCCACATTAAATTGTATGATACTAAGTAAATTGTTTCTCATAATGAGTGAGTCAATTACAAActtttcaattatataattaaaatgccACAACTTCACCATCAACATAAATTCTCATAAAGCCTTCTTTATGttataatataaatagaatTGTTTTgtatatgttataatttaattgaTAGGTTATCCCTATTTAAGTTCATATTTTCACTTTAGATgtcaataattcatttcctataGTCTTGGTTTAGTACAATAATTGCAATGATTTTTTGTTATTGTTCTACTTAAGACACACACCGCATAATGAATTTTTTCTTTCACATTatcaataaaaagaaaataaaagaaaaaatggacTATAGTGATCATGTCAATTCCATTTTCTACTTCTTTGTTCTTATGATGTGTCATACAATTGATTGATTAGAAAACAAAGGAACCACTATTTCTGTTTAGTCACTTtctttatcaaaaaaatatgTAGGTGGGAGTTATACTCCATGAGATGCCACctaacattttcctttcttctctatatatatatagacaaacGTGACAAAAATCTCTTCCTCATGAAAAATGGCCCACCTAATTAAATGCACGAAAAATACAAGTAACAGTACTACCACAGGGCCACTTTTGACCATCATCCTCACAATGTCTTCCTAAATCAGACGTATCAGGAACAACCATTAAACACAAATGattttatgtaattaatttataacatcgatcaatattttattcaatatatagttattaaatattaaataacgCTTATTATTAATTTGGATGATGATGGAAACACACAATCATCTTAGTCAATAAAAGGACCACAATAAGGTACGCAAATCAGTCTAAGTTGTCTATAACAAATCGACtcaaattaaaaatgtcaatagaTCACTCAAATTAAGAATGCCAATATCACTTTGAGTcgagaaatttaaaattttgtgattatcaagtcaaccTCAAAACCAATTTGAATGTGATTAACCTTAAAATAATGATCATGACAAGATTTGTTACCTaccacataataaaatattgtaaagtGTTGGAATATCTCAACAATTAGTTGCGCATGCCAGGAAAATAATGCCACATTGATTCTAGTATTCAAGGGAGAAAATTCTACCGGATTTTGTAGTTGTGTAATTGATTTCCTCTTCTTCTATCTTCTAGAGGTATTtgacaagttttaatttttttgtttttaattagtaGATAATGTTATGtttctcaaattttattttaaaattttttctctaactataatttaatttagtttatctATAGTATCTACAATACCAACATTCTTGCTTGGAATAAAACTTGAAACTATGATCTTTCATGTTTCACCTATTCATTTCACCAAATTCATGATATCTCAATTGATATATATGACGGTTgttaaataaatacaattaaattaattaaataatttatttatttattacgtgtttgaaaaatgtttttttttgttttttttttttttttttggaaaggaagtgtttgaaaatattaaaactcTATGCACAAAGGTCTGATAAGCTTTGTCACGTGAATTCTGACATgcataattgtaattaaattaaaagaaataataatgtcACCACAAGATTCCAGACACGACAATATATAATTACGGAATCTTTGAAAGTGCTTGTCTGATTTAGTTGGAATTTTTGGACAAATAaactttttataatataaaataaaaatttgaatggtTAAACTACAACTTAAAGATTTTAGTCCCCTTTGAGGAAGTCCGATCCGGCATACTTTTCTTTCCTCCAACAAGAAAGAATGTGGAGTGGCTACTCTGCTAGCACGGTGGGGATCGTCTTCTTCCTTGTAGTGGCGTTGTTCATCAATCTGAGCTGCCATAGCCATGTAGAAGCTGCAGCAGGTTCACCAGTCAAGTTTCTTCCTGGCTTTGATGGCCCTCTTCCTTTTCATCTCGAAACTGGGTTAGTTAATTACTTTCTCTGATCCAATTTTCTGCCTAGCTTAATTACTTTCattatataagaaaattatatataaactaaatatATTTGGATTTCAGATACATAGGCGTGGGAAAGAATGAAGAAGTAcaactattttattatttcataaaGTCGGACTCAAATCCAGAAAAAGACCCTTTAATTCTTTGGATTACAGGAGGCCCTGGCTGCTCTCCATTACGCGCTATTATTCAAGAAATTGGtatgtatatctatatttttatgCTATAATACTTTATAGATTTAAAGTGAAGTTATAATGAACTggttaattgtatatatatgtgcaggGCCATTGCTTATTGAACCGGTGGAGTATAATGGGAGTTTGCCCAGGTTGCTACCATTTCCCTATTCATGGACAaaggtgaatatatatataatataatgttgatcCTCAATTATACTTTGTCAATGTAAATATGATATGCAATTTGACTTAATGGTGCAATTTGGCATATAATATGTTGTTAGGTAGCAAACTTTATATTTCTGGATTTGCCCGTTGGTACTGGATTTTCGTATGCTACAACTTCAAATAGTGCTCAATCTGATAATTTATTGACGGGCAACAATGCATATGAATTTCTTCGAAAGGTTGCTCTCTTAACTTAATCTTAGCTTGTTTTTGACTATCTGATTACATATGTGCgaagagaaatatatatatgtcccaaaaatttaaaacattgaTCTTTTCAACACTTCACAGTGGCTGGTTGATTATCCAGAATTCCTTTCGAATCCTTTTTACGTTGGAGGGGACTCATACTCTGGCATTACCGTTCCGATAATTACTGAAATGATATCAAATGGTAAGACAGAGTACTTAAAAGAGATTGCTTTTGTTAGTCAATAcaaaagaaataatttcattatttatgttGAAATGCAGGTAACGAGGGAGGAATTAAACCATTTATCCAACTTAAGGTTCGTTATCTGTTGATAAACACTTTCATTTTGAGGATAAACTCGCgattgaatataaaaacaataaatgtgTAATCTCATACTCATGTTTGATTGTGGGGTTACATTGCAGGGATATATACTTGGCAACGCGGCAACCTTTATGGGTGAGGGAAACTATCAAATTCCATTTGCTCATAGGATGGCTCTTATCTCTGATGAGCTATACgaggttgtatatatatattgagtttgAAGATTATTACttgattattaatataatttaaacatTATGAATCTTTAATTTGTCTAACTTTATAATTCTCCTCTCCATCTTAAACTCGTATGCAGTCGCTAAAAACGAATTGCAGAGGAGAGTATTTGGATACTGATCCAACCAATTTATTATGTCAACAAGATATCCAAACCTTTAATCAGGTACAAAATACGTTAACTGAatgtaaataatttttgtttcaGAGTTTACAgtgcaatatgaaccctggttCATGATACAACAATTGATCGATCTGATCCCTGTTTTTTGTGCAGTTGATTGAGAGAATATATCTTAACCATATTCTGGAGCCTATTTGTTTATCTGATGATGATTCTTCAACACCTAATCTTATTATGCTGCCTGGACAACGGAGGTTTCTTCATGAGAAGCATCAAAAGCTCAGCAATCCTGATTTGCTTCCTGGATTAAAATGTCGGGTAAGACCTCACATTATTTATTACgagttttaataaatatttagttcAAACATGATAGAACATTTGTTTGAGTTACTTATTAGTGAACCGAGATTGATGTGTTGTAGAATGATTGGAATAAACTATCTGAATATTGGGCCAATGATTATCGTGCACGAGAGGCCCTTCATGTCCGTAAGGTATATATTGATTTTCTTATGAACATATaataagttatttataatttatatgtcTATATGGAAGGACAATTAGTATAAAGTACACAAATCCAATGCAGGGGACTAAGGGAGAATGGGAACATTGTACTTCAAATTTGCCATTCGCAAAGATAATCAATAACACTATCCCATATCATGTGAGACTCAGCAGAAAAGGTTATAGATCTCTTGTCTACAGGTTAGGATCGGATGTTCTTTGTGATGCATTCAATTCCGGCCTTTTTGTGAACATATATTATCTTACATATAAAAAATGACTTATGATTTATAtatctgatatatatatagtggcgaCCATGACATGCTTGTTCCGTATCTTTCAACTCAAGCATGGGTGAAGTCATTAAACTACGCTATTGTGGATGATTGGAGAGCATGGATGGTTGAAGGTCAAGTTGCAGGGTAAGTTGTTAAGTTGTAAAgtagagtaaattgcacttttggtcctctgactatagcacctctattaatttcaacacTTGACTTTTAAAAGTAGCGAATTGATCCTTTAACTATgctttttttaatgaatttggtccttccggccaaatcagAGGCCAAATTAGGCCGGAAAATGGTAACCCCTTTCCGGTTACAATTTAGTGAGGGTAAAACGGTCATTTCATTGAGTCTTCTTCTTTCTTGCACCTGCTTGCCGGCAACTCTGGAAGGGCAATATGTTGATGCAATCGAAATTTTGCGATGTGGCCGGAGAGATGCCGAATTAAATCGCATAAGAAACTAAACGAAACAATAATGATTTGACCGTCGCGAAGTTAATGGACTAATGATGCAATCGACAAATGAGGACAAATGACCGCCGCGAAACAGATAATGATGCAATCAATAGTGATTTTACTTCTGGAAACAGGATTTGAATGCAAAGCCAGTACACATTGCACCCAATCGGCGGCCGGCCCCATGGACCTCCGTCTTCCCCTCCGGCGACCTTTGTTACTTTCGGCAGGGCAGAGCATTGAGGGTAAGGGTGGCAGCTGGAGCAGTGGCGAAGCTCCGGCGTGAGGCGGTGGTTCGACGAAGCATGAATTTTTGGTTCAGATCTGACAGTCCAGTGAGTTTTGTTCGACGAAGCAGATTGACAGTCCAATGATTTGCTAGAACTTTGAATCGTTGTTTGGGATTTTCTATCACTTTGGTGCATCACTGGTGGGAAGCTCCGGTGAGCGATGAACGGGACGGCGGCGGCGAGCGAGCTCCGGTTGCCATGAACGGGACGGCGGCGTTCTCCATTTCCGGCGACTAAATGGAGAAGAACAGCATAGGCCGGTGAAAAGACCAAACTGCCCtccttttaaaataaattaaaatgaattgcAACTTTGCGGCGGCATTTGGCCGGGAGgaccaaatctgttaaaaaaagCATAGTTAATGGACTAATTTGTTAGGTTTTAAAGTCAAGTGTTAAAATTAACAAGAGGTCCTATAgtcacaggaccaaaagtgcaatttactcttgTAAAGTATAACAAACCATACATTATTAAGTTTCTTGTTAATATATATCaaaacacacataatatatGGTAACAAATGTTAAGAtgtaagttttttgtttttcacaATGCCATGTAGATACACGAGGACATATGCTAATAGGATGACATTCGCTACTGTCAAGGTAAACATTTTTGTAATTcctataattctttttattttaaaaattaagattaattcaaataatttatgttacaatttatatattgcaGGGAGGTGGTCATACTGCACCTGAGTTTCGTCCTTCAGAATGCCAAGCCATGTTCGAAAGATGGATATCTAATAAAGATCTTTAATCGTGTATAAAGTATAGGGTATTAAATTTAATCGTAATTAATGGTTGAAATCTATAAACCCAATATGTTATGGCATATAAATGCTAAACTTATTATTAGTTtagattttttcttaaaatatagcACATGTCTCATTTAAATTT is a window of Ipomoea triloba cultivar NCNSP0323 chromosome 11, ASM357664v1 DNA encoding:
- the LOC115996883 gene encoding uncharacterized protein LOC115996883; this translates as MWSGYSASTVVFFLVVALFINLSCHSHVEAAAGSPVKFLPGFDGPLPFHLETGYMGVGKNEEVQLFYYFIKSDSNPEEDPLILWITGGPGCSPLRAIIQEIGPLLIEPVEYNGSLPRLLPFPYSWTKVASFIFLDLPVGTGFSYAKTSNGAQSDNLLTGNNAYEFLRKWLADYPQFLSNPFYVGGDSYSGITVPIVTEMISNGNEIGIKPFIQLKGYIVGNGLTFPDEGNYRIPFAHRMALISDELYESLKTNCKGEYFDTDPTNLLCQQDLQTYNQLIEGIYPNNILEPICLSDDSSTSSSLIMLNGQRRFLYEKHQKLQNPDLLPGLKCRDDWNKLSEYWANDYRAREALHVRKGTKGEWEHCTSNLPFAYIINNTIPYHVSLSKKGYRSLVYSGDHDMLITYLSTQAWIKLLNYAIVDDWRPWMVEGQVAGYTRTYANQMTFATVKGGGHTAPEFRPSECQAMFERWISYKDLYCVIDFLFFYLLESPLRKSDPAYFSFLQQERMWSGYSASTVGIVFFLVVALFINLSCHSHVEAAAGSPVKFLPGFDGPLPFHLETGYIGVGKNEEVQLFYYFIKSDSNPEKDPLILWITGGPGCSPLRAIIQEIGPLLIEPVEYNGSLPRLLPFPYSWTKVANFIFLDLPVGTGFSYATTSNSAQSDNLLTGNNAYEFLRKWLVDYPEFLSNPFYVGGDSYSGITVPIITEMISNGNEGGIKPFIQLKGYILGNAATFMGEGNYQIPFAHRMALISDELYESLKTNCRGEYLDTDPTNLLCQQDIQTFNQLIERIYLNHILEPICLSDDDSSTPNLIMLPGQRRFLHEKHQKLSNPDLLPGLKCRNDWNKLSEYWANDYRAREALHVRKGTKGEWEHCTSNLPFAKIINNTIPYHVRLSRKGYRSLVYSGDHDMLVPYLSTQAWVKSLNYAIVDDWRAWMVEGQVAGYTRTYANRMTFATVKGGGHTAPEFRPSECQAMFERWISNKDL